A window from Bacteroidota bacterium encodes these proteins:
- a CDS encoding polyketide cyclase — MQQQKEKRSDTTGREIGISRLVNAPIDLVWKVWTSPEHIKHWWGPSGFTNTISKMDVTPGGEWEFIMHGPDGTDYKNKHIYKEIIKPTKLVLEHVTGPRFEMTVTFEDRGNKTMVNIHSVFESAEQLAEVIRVFKADEGMKQNVDRMETYLNNYQQ; from the coding sequence ATGCAACAGCAAAAAGAAAAAAGAAGTGACACTACGGGAAGAGAGATCGGCATTTCCCGTCTTGTGAATGCACCAATTGACCTGGTGTGGAAAGTATGGACAAGCCCTGAGCATATAAAGCATTGGTGGGGGCCGTCAGGATTTACAAATACAATTTCCAAAATGGATGTAACTCCGGGAGGCGAGTGGGAATTTATAATGCATGGTCCCGATGGAACTGATTATAAAAACAAACATATCTATAAAGAAATCATCAAGCCAACAAAACTGGTACTGGAGCATGTAACAGGACCAAGGTTTGAAATGACTGTTACGTTTGAAGACCGCGGAAATAAAACGATGGTAAACATTCATTCTGTTTTTGAATCGGCAGAACAACTCGCAGAAGTAATCAGAGTATTTAAAGCTGATGAGGGAATGAAACAGAATGTGGACAGGATGGAAACTTATCTAAACAATTATCAACAATAA
- a CDS encoding deoxyribodipyrimidine photo-lyase, whose protein sequence is MQVNIFWFRRDLRLFDNHGLFRALKSGKPVLPIFIFDKKILGALPDKNDRRVSFIYDSLKKIQEQLIQSGSSLHLFYDTPLNAFKNLAEEYRIGEVFTNHDYEPYAIKRDEEIFGFLKERGIRFSSYKDQVIFEKREVLKPDGKPYTIFTPYSKTWKAKLRPESLSSFPSEENFSSFLKTRPLRFHSLKELGFNHVDSAVPGTSIDPSIVSNYHNTRNIPSVNGTSRLSVHLRFGTVSIRQLLKAAAELNEQWLNELIWREFFMMILFHFPDVVACCFKPKYNHIEWRNNEKEFELWCKGETGYPIVDAGMRELNETGYMHNRVRMVVASFLTKHLLIDWRWGEAYFAEKLLDFELSSNNGNWQWAAGCGCDAAPYFRVFNPSEQTKKFDPDLIYIKKWVKDFKPGYLPLIVEHDFARKRALEVYKQSLNEEI, encoded by the coding sequence ATGCAGGTAAATATTTTCTGGTTTCGCCGTGATTTAAGATTGTTTGACAATCATGGTTTATTCCGTGCATTGAAAAGCGGTAAGCCTGTTTTGCCAATTTTTATTTTTGATAAAAAAATACTTGGTGCGCTGCCGGATAAGAATGATCGCCGGGTTTCTTTCATTTATGATTCTCTGAAGAAAATTCAGGAACAGCTTATTCAATCAGGTTCTTCGCTACATCTGTTTTACGATACTCCGTTGAATGCTTTTAAAAACCTCGCAGAAGAATATAGGATCGGTGAAGTATTTACCAACCATGATTATGAGCCATATGCCATAAAACGGGATGAAGAGATTTTTGGATTTTTAAAAGAACGAGGAATTCGCTTTTCTTCTTATAAGGATCAGGTGATATTTGAAAAACGCGAAGTGTTGAAACCTGATGGAAAGCCGTACACCATTTTTACTCCTTATTCAAAAACCTGGAAAGCTAAACTGCGGCCCGAAAGTTTATCTTCTTTTCCATCAGAAGAAAATTTTTCGTCTTTTCTTAAAACGAGGCCTCTTCGTTTTCACTCGTTGAAAGAACTTGGATTTAATCATGTAGATTCAGCTGTTCCTGGAACTTCGATCGACCCTTCAATCGTTTCAAATTACCACAACACAAGAAATATTCCTTCTGTAAATGGTACAAGTCGCCTGAGTGTGCATTTACGTTTTGGCACAGTAAGCATCCGCCAATTACTAAAAGCTGCAGCCGAATTAAATGAACAATGGTTGAATGAATTGATCTGGCGGGAATTTTTTATGATGATCCTTTTTCATTTTCCTGATGTTGTAGCTTGTTGCTTCAAACCAAAGTACAATCATATTGAGTGGAGGAATAATGAAAAAGAATTTGAACTTTGGTGTAAAGGAGAAACCGGTTACCCGATCGTTGATGCCGGTATGCGGGAGCTGAATGAAACAGGCTATATGCACAACCGGGTAAGAATGGTGGTAGCAAGTTTTCTAACTAAACATTTGTTGATCGATTGGCGATGGGGGGAAGCTTATTTTGCAGAGAAGCTGTTGGACTTTGAGCTTTCGTCCAATAATGGTAACTGGCAATGGGCCGCTGGTTGCGGTTGTGATGCGGCTCCTTATTTCAGAGTGTTTAATCCATCAGAACAAACTAAAAAATTTGATCCCGATCTTATCTATATCAAAAAGTGGGTAAAGGATTTCAAGCCTGGTTATTTGCCACTCATCGTTGAACATGATTTTGCAAGAAAAAGAGCGTTGGAAGTATATAAGCAATCTTTGAATGAAGAAATATGA
- a CDS encoding SRPBCC domain-containing protein: MAVQPFVIERTYNAPIEKVWNALTDKDQMKKWYFDLAEFKPVVGFEFQFYGQGHKGEQYLHLCKVTQVVPGKKISYTWSYDKYEGVSEVSFELFVEGDKTRLKLTHEGLETFPSNNPDFAKQSFSDGWTMLIGTLLKDFVEQ, translated from the coding sequence ATTGCCGTTCAGCCTTTCGTTATTGAAAGAACCTACAATGCTCCAATTGAAAAAGTATGGAATGCCCTGACGGATAAAGACCAGATGAAGAAGTGGTATTTTGATCTGGCAGAGTTTAAGCCTGTTGTTGGTTTTGAATTCCAGTTTTATGGTCAGGGCCATAAAGGTGAGCAATACCTTCATTTGTGTAAAGTGACTCAGGTCGTCCCCGGTAAAAAAATTTCTTATACCTGGAGTTATGACAAATATGAAGGGGTTTCAGAAGTTAGTTTTGAATTATTTGTCGAAGGCGATAAAACAAGATTAAAGCTTACACACGAAGGCCTCGAAACATTTCCTTCTAATAATCCCGATTTTGCAAAACAAAGTTTTTCAGACGGCTGGACCATGCTTATTGGCACATTGTTGAAAGATTTTGTAGAACAATAA
- a CDS encoding response regulator transcription factor, protein MTKAIIIEDEKLAVSAIMHALSEVSFHVHIETVLGSVTEAKEYFTSNAEADIIFSDVQLPDGFSFEIFKSIEIKTPVIFITAYDEYMLNAFEHNGIDYLLKPVGTKELEKALFKYRMLEKHFSNQNEAVQRFVHQFEGRRKNRLLVKRGLEYISLRLEDVVLFYTENKLVYVVDTAGKKYLSEKNLSELEETLDNSRFFRANRQYIIHINYIKGFKTFDRVKLLVDLNIPEINHNIIISQENSSQFREWMYNA, encoded by the coding sequence ATGACAAAAGCTATTATCATTGAAGACGAAAAATTGGCCGTCAGCGCCATTATGCATGCCCTTTCTGAGGTCTCATTTCATGTACACATCGAAACCGTATTGGGTTCTGTAACGGAAGCAAAAGAATATTTTACTTCAAATGCTGAAGCAGATATTATTTTCAGCGACGTGCAATTGCCTGATGGTTTTTCGTTTGAAATCTTTAAGTCAATTGAAATTAAAACGCCGGTAATCTTTATTACTGCTTATGATGAATATATGTTGAATGCATTTGAACACAACGGTATTGATTATTTATTAAAACCTGTTGGAACAAAAGAATTGGAGAAGGCATTATTTAAATACCGGATGCTTGAAAAACATTTCTCCAACCAGAATGAAGCCGTACAGCGTTTTGTTCACCAGTTTGAAGGACGCCGCAAAAATCGCTTATTGGTAAAACGTGGGCTCGAATATATTTCCCTCCGACTCGAAGATGTTGTCCTGTTTTATACCGAAAACAAACTGGTATATGTAGTAGATACGGCCGGTAAAAAATATTTATCTGAAAAAAATCTTTCCGAACTGGAAGAAACACTGGATAACAGCCGTTTCTTCAGGGCAAACCGTCAATACATCATTCATATTAATTATATCAAGGGCTTCAAAACATTTGACCGGGTAAAACTTTTAGTTGATCTGAATATTCCCGAGATCAATCATAATATCATTATCAGCCAGGAAAATTCTTCGCAGTTCAGGGAGTGGATGTATAATGCTTAA
- a CDS encoding SRPBCC family protein: MEEAWDFFCSPKNLAKITPGDLHFKILNEVPDKMYPGTIIIYEISPFLNLHFSWITEITVIKQYEYFIDEQRKGPYRTWHHEHHFEKVTGGVMMTDKLYYDIGKSIFGWLAGKLIVHKKVENIFNYRYQKLEGLFVKK, translated from the coding sequence ATGGAAGAAGCCTGGGATTTTTTTTGTTCTCCAAAAAACCTTGCTAAAATAACTCCCGGAGATCTTCATTTCAAAATATTGAATGAAGTGCCCGATAAAATGTATCCAGGCACCATTATCATTTATGAAATAAGCCCGTTTCTTAATCTTCATTTTAGCTGGATTACCGAAATAACTGTTATTAAACAATATGAATATTTTATAGATGAACAGCGCAAAGGCCCCTATCGTACCTGGCATCATGAACATCATTTTGAAAAAGTAACCGGCGGGGTGATGATGACAGATAAACTTTACTATGATATTGGTAAAAGCATTTTTGGCTGGCTGGCCGGTAAGCTGATCGTCCATAAAAAAGTTGAGAATATTTTCAACTATCGCTATCAAAAGCTTGAAGGGCTTTTTGTAAAGAAATGA
- a CDS encoding winged helix-turn-helix transcriptional regulator has translation MRRDVFQAIADPTRRQIIHMIAQDSLHLNSVAEKFNISRPAISKHIKILTECGLIVIKQQGRHRYCEAKLDRLNEVSEWAEQYRKFWTQKLDALEIYLDDLQTKKTKSNATAKRKKK, from the coding sequence ATGAGAAGAGACGTATTCCAGGCTATCGCCGACCCAACACGCCGCCAGATCATTCATATGATTGCACAAGATTCGCTACACCTGAATTCGGTAGCAGAAAAATTTAATATAAGCCGGCCCGCTATTTCAAAGCATATAAAAATTCTTACTGAATGCGGGTTGATCGTTATAAAACAACAGGGCCGGCATCGATATTGTGAGGCAAAGCTTGACCGGCTTAATGAAGTCTCTGAGTGGGCAGAACAATACCGGAAATTCTGGACACAGAAACTTGATGCACTTGAAATTTATCTGGATGATTTACAAACTAAAAAAACTAAATCAAATGCAACAGCAAAAAGAAAAAAGAAGTGA